A window of Hymenobacter aerilatus contains these coding sequences:
- a CDS encoding SGNH/GDSL hydrolase family protein → MATEQQYNQLIAAFEDGGSNTAAELRAVLNAVKTDILALRATGSASVPRFGAGLPANSLGKDYDTYTDTTNGRVYQRLNSVYAFQYIAKGSDGAKPQAGIDYQQPQDGDDGQDGTIVFAEAYAPDDALGVDDNLWLYTNPNDKTLSVYRKFGGKWRPIGVAVGGGSTVTPPAVTDTTAPNLTFTAPASGATVNPGQQLTLTSIATDNVAVTAVSYTNGSTGATIGVANKNGSTYTLPFVVPSALGPLTLQAQASDAAGNVQVASITLNVQPATLPKLSTPTGYQASATSANAISTALSAVANATSYVFELATDSSFTQNAQAATQSGTTKNWSGLTANTTYYTRAKAQASGYQDSDYASASATTQAAAATLAAGLTLPNGNTTTVGTAIAYQATASGGTAPYSLKVVAENSATGVPATIYEGSAATYSGTWTPTAAGSYALTNTVTDAAGTQRISTVRSVTVQAAATGGQKTFIAFVGDSNTDGGEGTAAQPYFTSPGKSFYSLISERLGATKTDGKRWSGTNYGTANFGFGGATSANASGQIDQASAAWDKTKYPGLVVCYMMGTNDNNNGVSTAQAKQNLIDAKAKVEALGGKLIVSSAIEPSAHQGRPHAAWFGDFCTWLQQNALGSVGAAGFADFYNNDKINRLNYPSNTDYFALDMFGGVGGTGNGGVPFDSFHWGNVGHEEYAQQLLPIIQLVATGTTQPQKTTPAAPTFADYNDTNNTIRVVANAAGLAAARYRLPGSATAQPVPSDGLISVGDVDGKVVVYSIAVGNYYASLERESQAFTKATVVLDFVEIPFNHANISENGQYGYLYSTGNSGPSGVPANTEFRTVGRDPALWYRHTSTKGGRLRWPASSADSPGSNLLFGTTNPSAMVVTVDGVAVAGPFPVANGQIVFDFKFNDGATHTIQWYPVDGGQNNFYRFEQYL, encoded by the coding sequence ATGGCAACGGAGCAACAATACAATCAACTCATTGCCGCGTTTGAAGACGGCGGCAGCAACACGGCCGCTGAGTTGCGGGCCGTGCTCAACGCCGTAAAAACGGACATCCTCGCCCTACGCGCTACCGGCTCCGCCTCGGTGCCACGCTTTGGCGCTGGGCTACCCGCTAACTCGCTCGGCAAGGACTACGACACGTATACCGACACCACCAACGGGCGTGTGTACCAGCGGCTAAATAGTGTCTATGCGTTCCAGTACATTGCCAAGGGCAGCGACGGGGCCAAGCCACAGGCAGGTATCGACTATCAACAGCCGCAGGATGGTGACGATGGGCAGGATGGCACCATCGTATTTGCCGAGGCCTATGCGCCGGATGACGCATTGGGCGTGGATGACAACCTGTGGCTGTATACGAACCCGAACGACAAAACATTGTCAGTCTACCGCAAATTCGGTGGCAAGTGGCGACCGATTGGGGTAGCTGTTGGAGGAGGCAGCACGGTGACACCACCAGCCGTTACCGACACCACCGCACCAAACCTCACCTTTACCGCGCCTGCTTCGGGTGCTACCGTCAACCCTGGCCAGCAACTGACGCTTACATCAATCGCCACCGATAACGTAGCTGTGACAGCTGTTAGCTATACGAACGGTAGTACAGGCGCAACGATAGGTGTCGCCAACAAGAACGGCAGCACCTACACGCTGCCTTTCGTCGTTCCCTCAGCGCTCGGTCCGCTCACGCTCCAGGCACAGGCCTCCGACGCTGCCGGCAACGTGCAGGTGGCTAGCATCACGCTCAACGTGCAGCCTGCCACGTTACCCAAGCTCAGCACGCCTACGGGCTATCAGGCCTCGGCTACCTCTGCCAACGCCATCAGCACAGCACTCAGCGCGGTAGCCAATGCCACCAGCTACGTGTTTGAGCTAGCCACTGACAGCAGCTTCACTCAAAATGCGCAGGCTGCTACGCAAAGTGGTACCACCAAGAACTGGTCAGGGCTCACGGCCAACACGACCTACTACACCCGCGCCAAAGCGCAGGCCTCGGGCTATCAGGACTCGGACTATGCGAGTGCTTCAGCGACAACACAGGCCGCAGCAGCAACGCTGGCGGCGGGCCTGACGCTGCCAAACGGCAACACAACTACAGTCGGCACCGCCATTGCCTACCAGGCCACGGCCAGTGGCGGCACGGCGCCCTACAGCCTGAAGGTAGTAGCGGAAAACAGTGCGACCGGTGTGCCTGCTACGATTTATGAAGGTAGCGCCGCCACCTATTCTGGTACTTGGACGCCAACCGCGGCCGGCTCCTATGCTCTCACCAACACGGTTACGGACGCAGCCGGGACGCAGAGGATTTCGACGGTGCGAAGCGTGACAGTGCAGGCAGCCGCAACGGGCGGGCAAAAAACCTTTATCGCCTTTGTGGGTGACAGCAACACCGACGGCGGCGAAGGCACCGCCGCACAGCCATATTTCACCAGTCCTGGCAAATCGTTTTACTCGCTTATTTCTGAACGTTTAGGCGCCACAAAAACGGATGGAAAGCGTTGGTCGGGCACCAATTATGGCACCGCAAATTTTGGCTTTGGCGGCGCTACTAGCGCTAACGCTTCGGGGCAGATAGACCAAGCTAGCGCGGCATGGGATAAGACTAAATATCCTGGCCTAGTAGTGTGCTATATGATGGGCACCAATGATAACAACAACGGCGTCAGCACTGCACAGGCGAAACAAAATCTAATCGATGCCAAAGCAAAGGTAGAAGCGTTAGGCGGTAAATTAATCGTGTCTAGTGCAATAGAACCAAGCGCCCACCAAGGCCGTCCACATGCTGCATGGTTTGGAGATTTTTGTACGTGGTTGCAGCAAAACGCGCTGGGCAGTGTTGGCGCGGCTGGGTTCGCAGACTTTTACAATAATGACAAAATAAACCGCCTGAACTACCCGAGTAACACAGACTATTTCGCGCTGGATATGTTCGGGGGCGTGGGAGGCACTGGCAATGGTGGTGTGCCGTTCGATAGCTTCCACTGGGGAAATGTTGGCCACGAGGAATATGCCCAGCAGCTATTACCTATCATTCAGTTGGTGGCTACTGGCACAACACAACCACAAAAAACGACGCCAGCAGCACCAACCTTCGCAGATTACAACGACACGAATAATACAATTCGAGTAGTAGCCAACGCAGCTGGCCTAGCCGCCGCCCGCTACCGCTTGCCTGGCTCTGCTACAGCGCAGCCCGTGCCGTCAGATGGACTAATTAGCGTCGGTGACGTTGACGGAAAAGTTGTGGTGTACTCGATTGCTGTAGGCAACTACTACGCTAGCTTAGAACGAGAAAGTCAGGCATTTACGAAGGCTACTGTCGTACTGGACTTCGTAGAAATTCCGTTCAATCACGCCAATATCTCAGAGAATGGACAGTACGGCTACCTGTACTCCACTGGCAATTCAGGTCCATCTGGCGTGCCAGCTAACACCGAATTCAGGACGGTCGGCCGCGACCCCGCCTTGTGGTACCGGCATACTAGCACGAAAGGCGGTCGGCTACGCTGGCCAGCCTCCTCCGCAGACTCGCCTGGCTCGAACCTATTGTTCGGCACTACGAATCCTAGTGCGATGGTCGTAACCGTGGATGGCGTTGCTGTCGCTGGTCCTTTTCCGGTTGCGAACGGGCAGATTGTGTTCGACTTCAAATTCAACGATGGCGCCACACATACTATCCAGTGGTATCCGGTCGACGGCGGCCAGAATAACTTCTACCGTTTCGAACAGTACCTCTAG
- a CDS encoding DUF3307 domain-containing protein: MKLLLALFFCHWLADYTWLSRPDMLAAKRFGKPFGPILMHGLIHATLMFAVLLLFGVEQIRAVELYIFQTWTHAGIDTAKGMLNQHFVVLQNPQNVLHWCVFGLDQYAHCVVILLMWHYSGLAV, from the coding sequence ATGAAGCTCTTACTCGCCCTATTCTTCTGCCATTGGCTAGCTGACTACACTTGGCTTTCCCGGCCGGATATGTTGGCCGCCAAGCGCTTTGGCAAGCCGTTCGGACCAATCCTCATGCACGGTCTGATACATGCTACGCTCATGTTTGCTGTGTTGCTACTCTTTGGAGTGGAGCAGATACGCGCGGTTGAGCTGTACATATTTCAAACATGGACCCACGCAGGTATCGACACTGCCAAAGGCATGCTCAATCAACACTTTGTCGTGTTGCAAAACCCACAAAACGTGTTGCACTGGTGCGTTTTCGGTCTTGATCAGTACGCGCACTGCGTGGTGATTTTATTGATGTGGCACTACTCAGGATTAGCAGTATGA
- a CDS encoding site-specific integrase codes for MCIRFIFRKNARHPEREGAITCRITVDKTYKPFTTPVHCLRKEWDAKAQRVKGNSQRARLHNALLGDIESDINRIYYDMERAKEYITPERLLSAYQRGDQPRTTLLVAWEEFEQSRAPLIGVSLSKAAAESVHVCYEHLKAYLEANGLRGLLPEEFGAKHADRFQTWMLTKRKLSQNYTAKKIQNIKQVLRWCVRQEYAQLNPLDSYSLSFEAPAEPVFLTPVELGRIWSYPYAAEPLRKVADLFLFQCYTGLAYVDLTRFDRRRDVQPGPDGRPWLVMQRSKTRKKTGQAATVRLPQVALDILDRYGDTLPVPTNQVFNRYLKEIGALLGLGKTLTTHVGRKTAGMLLLQDGMSLTAVSKILGHASVTMTERHYVSITDDVVSKEYERVYGKTGTED; via the coding sequence ATGTGTATACGTTTCATCTTCCGCAAAAACGCTCGGCATCCCGAGCGGGAAGGTGCTATTACGTGTCGCATTACCGTTGATAAAACCTACAAGCCGTTTACTACCCCCGTGCACTGCCTGCGCAAAGAATGGGATGCCAAAGCCCAGCGCGTAAAAGGCAACAGCCAGCGTGCACGGCTACACAATGCATTGTTAGGTGATATCGAAAGCGACATCAACCGCATCTATTATGATATGGAGCGGGCGAAAGAATACATCACGCCCGAGCGGTTGCTATCCGCCTACCAGCGAGGCGACCAACCCCGTACTACTTTGCTGGTAGCCTGGGAAGAGTTTGAGCAGAGCCGGGCCCCGCTCATCGGTGTCTCGCTTAGCAAGGCCGCTGCTGAGTCCGTGCACGTCTGCTACGAGCATCTGAAAGCCTACCTCGAAGCCAACGGCCTGCGCGGCCTGCTGCCTGAAGAGTTTGGGGCGAAGCATGCCGACCGTTTTCAAACATGGATGCTCACCAAACGCAAGCTCTCGCAGAACTACACGGCCAAGAAGATTCAGAACATCAAACAGGTGCTTCGCTGGTGCGTGCGCCAGGAGTACGCGCAGCTCAATCCGCTGGATAGCTACAGTCTGAGCTTCGAAGCGCCCGCCGAACCTGTCTTTCTTACGCCGGTGGAACTGGGGCGTATCTGGAGCTACCCGTATGCCGCCGAGCCCTTGCGCAAAGTAGCCGACCTGTTTCTGTTTCAGTGCTACACGGGCTTGGCCTACGTCGACCTAACCCGCTTTGACCGGCGCCGTGATGTGCAGCCTGGGCCGGATGGGCGGCCGTGGCTGGTCATGCAGCGCTCGAAGACGCGGAAGAAAACCGGGCAGGCTGCCACGGTGCGGCTGCCGCAGGTGGCGCTCGATATCCTGGACCGTTACGGTGACACGCTACCCGTACCGACGAATCAGGTATTCAACCGTTACCTGAAAGAGATAGGGGCGCTACTGGGCCTGGGCAAAACGCTGACCACGCATGTAGGCCGTAAGACCGCCGGCATGTTGCTACTCCAGGACGGTATGAGCCTAACGGCAGTGTCGAAAATCCTTGGCCACGCCTCCGTTACGATGACTGAACGGCATTACGTCAGCATCACGGATGACGTGGTGAGCAAAGAATACGAGCGCGTGTATGGGAAGACTGGCACCGAAGACTAG
- a CDS encoding ATP-dependent Clp protease proteolytic subunit, with protein sequence MAEAKVYISGPIVADSAEAEASGYGYPYTTLEDVTMQLEWQKPFDSVRVVINSPGGRVDVGLGIYDYLRSLPGVTITTEALGQCSSIATAIMLAGSVRLIHQHTVCLVHLPRGGVIGATASEAQKWADEMAACQQKIIDLYVARTGRSEEEMAAVMAQEVEQSADSMLSLGFATQIVQPVTALAIAPPKNALVQPKPAAASSDSALTTMAKGFTDFLKSIKDAVTNLETAAKTNLSVTTTGDAPVTLTIDTGDRDTYAEGDAVTDAEGNAVADNSYALTDGNTITTAAGAITSIVATENTDSATNTADAEGVTQLAEAVTALAGVVTNLAKDVQAMKQDRTAITNLTNKVNSLVKSGGKVNLDDNAETRNTTSDTTEEGKTADQLAADRRAARNSKK encoded by the coding sequence ATGGCAGAGGCTAAAGTATATATCTCGGGTCCGATTGTCGCTGACAGCGCAGAAGCTGAGGCTTCTGGCTATGGCTACCCCTACACCACGCTCGAAGACGTGACCATGCAGCTCGAATGGCAAAAGCCGTTCGATAGCGTGCGGGTCGTCATCAACTCGCCTGGCGGGCGGGTAGACGTGGGCCTGGGCATCTATGATTACCTGCGTAGCCTACCCGGCGTGACCATCACGACGGAGGCCCTGGGACAATGCTCCAGCATTGCTACCGCTATCATGCTGGCCGGCAGCGTGCGTCTGATTCATCAGCACACCGTCTGCCTGGTGCACCTACCCCGTGGTGGCGTCATTGGCGCCACGGCTTCTGAGGCGCAGAAGTGGGCCGATGAAATGGCGGCCTGTCAGCAGAAGATCATCGACCTCTACGTGGCCCGCACCGGCCGGTCGGAAGAAGAAATGGCCGCCGTGATGGCGCAGGAAGTGGAGCAATCCGCTGATTCTATGCTGTCCCTGGGCTTCGCCACGCAGATTGTGCAGCCCGTCACGGCGCTGGCTATTGCCCCTCCCAAAAACGCACTTGTTCAACCCAAACCGGCCGCCGCCTCGTCGGATTCGGCCCTTACCACTATGGCCAAAGGCTTCACCGACTTTCTCAAGTCCATTAAGGACGCCGTAACGAACCTGGAAACGGCGGCGAAAACCAACCTGTCTGTTACCACCACCGGCGATGCGCCTGTTACCCTCACTATTGACACCGGTGACCGGGATACCTACGCTGAGGGTGATGCGGTTACGGATGCCGAGGGCAACGCTGTAGCTGACAACAGCTATGCGCTGACCGATGGCAACACCATCACCACGGCCGCCGGCGCTATCACGTCCATCGTGGCCACGGAAAACACCGACAGCGCAACCAACACAGCTGATGCCGAGGGCGTGACGCAGCTAGCCGAAGCCGTTACGGCGTTGGCTGGCGTGGTAACCAACCTCGCCAAAGACGTGCAGGCCATGAAGCAGGACCGCACAGCCATCACCAACCTGACGAACAAGGTCAACTCGCTGGTAAAATCGGGTGGTAAGGTGAACCTTGACGACAACGCTGAGACGCGCAATACCACGTCGGACACGACGGAAGAAGGCAAAACCGCTGATCAGCTAGCTGCTGACCGTCGCGCCGCCCGCAACAGCAAAAAATAA
- a CDS encoding type II toxin-antitoxin system HicB family antitoxin, which translates to MAHQSIEHDGEKLTLQIEAFILKEGKHYVAYCPALELSSYGSSPEDAKEAFGEAIEIFLEDTAEKGTLEKLLLSLGWTLRKRPTPEYQPPHFTYQQISNLGSQFGTSTRGPIDTINQRLALSV; encoded by the coding sequence ATGGCGCACCAAAGCATCGAGCACGATGGGGAAAAACTCACGTTGCAAATCGAGGCGTTTATTCTGAAGGAAGGCAAACATTACGTAGCCTATTGTCCTGCGCTAGAGCTTTCTTCTTATGGATCTTCTCCGGAAGATGCGAAAGAGGCATTCGGTGAAGCTATTGAAATTTTTCTTGAGGACACCGCTGAAAAAGGTACTCTTGAAAAACTTTTACTAAGCTTAGGCTGGACGCTACGAAAGCGGCCTACTCCAGAATATCAACCGCCTCATTTTACTTATCAGCAGATAAGTAACCTAGGGTCACAATTCGGAACTAGTACTCGTGGTCCTATTGACACCATTAATCAACGTTTAGCTCTTTCTGTATAA
- a CDS encoding lipoprotein: protein MKQLFFYALLVAFLSGCATQRAARKFEAAQKKEAARKAALPPEEQLAELVQEHPELVGKTTRVVTKIEYVKVPGQTITVTVPAASTPETDKRLVDSLLQSATHQFKQADSAAFAQRLHTILAQRPQLSRDTVEQQVGPLVVKAWVDARGIVHISSVNKEQNIKVEKEVTETGPLQPVKIIEPTFWQTLWIAVKAWFWALIFLLILFLIWLLNKLRK from the coding sequence ATGAAACAGCTATTCTTTTACGCGTTACTGGTGGCCTTCCTATCGGGCTGCGCCACCCAGCGGGCCGCCCGCAAGTTCGAGGCTGCCCAGAAAAAGGAAGCGGCCCGTAAGGCAGCACTTCCGCCCGAGGAGCAACTAGCCGAACTGGTGCAAGAGCATCCGGAGCTAGTAGGCAAGACAACGCGAGTGGTCACGAAGATCGAGTACGTGAAGGTGCCCGGTCAGACCATCACGGTCACGGTGCCCGCGGCTTCCACTCCGGAGACGGATAAGCGCCTCGTCGACTCGCTATTGCAATCCGCTACCCATCAGTTCAAACAAGCCGACAGCGCCGCGTTTGCCCAGCGGCTGCACACCATTCTGGCCCAGCGCCCGCAGCTAAGCCGAGATACGGTTGAGCAGCAGGTAGGCCCGTTGGTCGTCAAGGCCTGGGTTGATGCGCGCGGTATTGTGCATATCTCTTCGGTCAACAAGGAGCAGAATATCAAGGTGGAAAAAGAAGTGACGGAAACCGGGCCGCTTCAGCCGGTGAAAATCATCGAGCCCACCTTCTGGCAGACCCTGTGGATTGCCGTGAAAGCATGGTTTTGGGCGCTGATTTTCTTGCTGATACTCTTCCTAATCTGGCTCCTTAACAAGCTCCGCAAATGA
- a CDS encoding T9SS type A sorting domain-containing protein: MRQNLYQFLALLILLLCGRQQAVAQVQSDVRFRTASPQDFMCREGISSSKTPLKVRENDPRASWVVTLYKPESDPTEGYVEIFPEKADGTRGPAISAQQLVVWPGPRSGIKEATTSGQCDVKPQTLSAYTQIRAVFTDRVFGKKSVSDPIPLQFITTPPPTTPPPTTPPPTSPCGGINPVVVTGAVYPCGDVYNAICGDQCVPYNSAPTRISGRALANNNDASYLIYMNTASSCLPDKKDFGAFSYHTFDGKGAKEEEQVQWQYSYNNRDWYDISGATDRNFQPGAITRTTYYRRVSTHLLYRTGLGAGFDWDRIDRRDHWYTSNVVKIGVPPPPPETDLYGYGACAGSSFKIRITPADGDPATTTNWSAPNANWRINGGQGVIYQSSHNVGGSVEITVDVPANTPAGNYEMHVSSQGPCGSNGYKSIQIIVGMAPNSYIDGPAYISTNPYATSTYYLVGAGNSNIQWSLPYGFNSYGYTGPSITLQSPGYETEGTLQATYTDQCGNINTAQIHITASPWYNRNLQAKSKTEDLTNASPENESVSTLAPGVYPNPASSSVTIVGADTESTVSVYDNKGVLCKSAQIPSGDEQVQLDVQSLSSGVYQVRSIKKGVPHTDRLIIQH, encoded by the coding sequence ATGAGACAAAATCTTTACCAATTTCTCGCCTTGCTGATATTGTTGCTCTGTGGGCGGCAACAAGCAGTTGCGCAAGTGCAATCTGATGTGCGATTTAGAACGGCTAGCCCACAAGACTTTATGTGCCGCGAAGGTATATCTTCAAGCAAGACACCTTTGAAAGTAAGGGAAAATGACCCAAGGGCCTCTTGGGTAGTGACTTTATATAAACCAGAAAGTGACCCCACTGAAGGGTACGTAGAGATTTTTCCAGAGAAAGCAGATGGCACTCGTGGCCCGGCTATATCGGCGCAACAATTAGTTGTTTGGCCAGGGCCACGCTCAGGAATAAAAGAGGCTACGACTTCTGGGCAATGCGACGTGAAGCCTCAAACATTGTCTGCTTATACCCAAATACGAGCAGTATTTACAGACCGGGTTTTTGGGAAGAAATCAGTTAGCGACCCTATTCCCTTGCAATTTATAACGACGCCACCGCCCACGACGCCACCGCCCACGACGCCACCGCCTACATCTCCTTGTGGTGGTATTAACCCAGTTGTAGTTACAGGGGCAGTATATCCTTGCGGAGATGTATATAATGCTATCTGCGGAGATCAGTGCGTGCCATATAATTCGGCACCTACCCGTATTTCAGGTCGAGCGCTCGCTAATAACAATGATGCTAGCTATCTAATTTATATGAATACTGCTTCATCTTGCCTTCCTGATAAAAAGGATTTTGGTGCATTTTCTTACCATACTTTCGATGGGAAAGGGGCAAAAGAAGAAGAACAGGTACAGTGGCAATATAGCTATAATAATAGGGATTGGTATGACATTTCGGGAGCTACTGATCGTAACTTTCAACCTGGGGCTATTACTCGCACCACATACTATCGTCGTGTTTCTACCCATCTCCTTTACCGTACAGGTTTGGGTGCAGGATTCGACTGGGATCGCATAGACAGACGCGACCACTGGTACACCAGCAACGTCGTTAAAATAGGTGTACCTCCGCCTCCACCCGAAACAGATTTATACGGGTACGGCGCCTGCGCTGGCAGCTCCTTCAAGATTAGAATTACGCCAGCAGATGGCGACCCAGCCACTACCACTAATTGGTCGGCACCAAATGCTAATTGGCGCATAAACGGCGGGCAAGGCGTAATTTATCAGTCCAGCCATAACGTAGGCGGTTCGGTCGAAATCACCGTAGATGTCCCTGCTAATACCCCAGCAGGGAATTACGAAATGCACGTGTCAAGCCAAGGGCCGTGTGGATCGAATGGCTACAAGTCAATTCAAATCATTGTCGGCATGGCGCCGAACTCCTACATAGACGGCCCAGCCTACATCAGTACAAATCCATATGCTACTTCAACCTACTACCTAGTGGGGGCTGGCAACTCTAATATTCAATGGTCCCTCCCTTATGGATTTAACAGCTATGGTTATACAGGGCCATCCATAACCTTGCAATCACCTGGATACGAAACAGAAGGAACCCTTCAAGCGACGTATACAGATCAGTGTGGAAATATTAACACAGCGCAGATACATATAACTGCCAGCCCCTGGTACAACAGAAATTTGCAGGCCAAGTCGAAAACGGAGGATCTTACAAACGCTTCTCCAGAAAACGAATCAGTCAGCACCCTTGCCCCTGGAGTGTATCCAAATCCCGCGTCATCCTCTGTCACTATCGTAGGGGCGGATACTGAATCTACTGTGTCGGTTTATGACAACAAAGGTGTGTTATGTAAATCGGCTCAAATCCCGTCAGGAGACGAGCAAGTGCAGCTAGATGTTCAAAGTCTTTCGTCCGGTGTTTATCAGGTGCGCTCTATCAAAAAAGGCGTGCCTCATACAGATCGGTTGATCATTCAGCACTGA
- a CDS encoding DUF6712 family protein gives MDQHLLLAKEDYAAYADMPESLEMKRLTPHILAVQRARLRPLLTEKLYAELARLYKANELTEPYLTLLSKCVPVLATASLARYMPFAQSTITSNGIRMKNSQHSEATDGRDLARMASVYDGEALSYEVELKTWLLANAKSFGDFYPHNTCGCGTSTPGRTPSVVVQPIRRPTGCRR, from the coding sequence ATGGATCAGCACCTACTCCTAGCTAAAGAAGACTACGCGGCCTACGCCGACATGCCCGAGTCGCTGGAAATGAAGCGGCTGACCCCGCACATTCTGGCGGTGCAGCGGGCGCGCCTGCGGCCCCTGCTCACTGAGAAGCTATATGCGGAACTAGCTCGACTGTACAAGGCAAACGAGTTGACGGAGCCCTACTTGACCTTACTCAGCAAGTGTGTACCCGTTTTGGCAACAGCTTCGCTGGCTCGCTACATGCCGTTTGCGCAGTCGACGATAACCAGCAACGGCATCCGCATGAAGAACAGCCAGCACAGCGAGGCGACGGATGGGCGGGACCTGGCGCGCATGGCCTCGGTCTACGATGGTGAGGCACTGAGCTATGAGGTCGAGTTGAAAACGTGGCTACTGGCCAACGCCAAAAGCTTCGGTGACTTCTACCCACACAACACCTGTGGATGTGGCACCAGTACGCCCGGCCGCACGCCCTCGGTAGTAGTGCAACCGATCCGCCGGCCAACTGGCTGCCGGCGCTAA
- a CDS encoding glycoside hydrolase family 108 protein — MADFSKFFRVMQGHEGGFADNPSDKGGMTFRGIAYNFHPEWAGWPTVLAAMKALGISRPVAYASWAMIDRHVAGNAALSKMVEQFYKAKYWNPLRLDEVESQSIATQLADFGVNAGTSRPAKLVQYVLAKELEIEGIAVDGIIGRKTINALNAAPAAVVYDHLIQMRRAFHTYRANAWKAEDNRSLAAWHTFFHTELKLRPDASQRKFLNAWLSRTTAPFVA, encoded by the coding sequence ATGGCTGACTTCTCTAAATTCTTTCGCGTCATGCAGGGCCACGAAGGTGGCTTCGCCGACAACCCGAGTGATAAAGGCGGCATGACGTTCCGCGGCATTGCCTACAACTTCCATCCGGAGTGGGCGGGCTGGCCTACCGTGCTGGCTGCTATGAAGGCACTAGGCATTAGCCGCCCCGTTGCTTACGCTTCGTGGGCTATGATTGACCGGCACGTAGCGGGCAACGCCGCGCTATCGAAGATGGTCGAACAGTTCTACAAAGCCAAGTACTGGAATCCGCTCCGCCTGGATGAAGTGGAAAGCCAGAGCATTGCCACGCAGCTGGCGGATTTCGGTGTGAATGCCGGCACTTCCCGGCCGGCTAAGCTGGTGCAGTACGTGCTGGCGAAGGAACTGGAAATCGAAGGCATTGCCGTCGATGGCATTATCGGCCGCAAGACCATCAACGCGCTGAATGCCGCACCGGCGGCTGTGGTGTACGACCATCTGATTCAGATGCGCCGAGCTTTTCACACCTACCGCGCCAACGCCTGGAAAGCAGAGGATAACCGCAGCTTGGCAGCGTGGCACACCTTCTTTCACACCGAGCTGAAGCTGCGGCCCGACGCCTCGCAGCGCAAGTTTTTGAATGCCTGGCTGAGCCGAACCACGGCACCGTTCGTGGCCTAG